CATATTTTCAGCAACACTTAAATGGGGATAAAGGGCATAAGATTGAAACACCATACCAATATTACGTTTAGCTGGTGGAATGTCGTTCATTCTGGTTTCGCCGATAAACAGATCGCCAGAGGTAATATCTTCTAAGCCAGCAATCATACGTAGTAAGGTTGATTTTCCGCAACCGGAAGGACCAACAAACACCACGAATTCGCCTTCTTTTATTTCAAGATTAACGTCTTTTGAAATATGAACATTGCCATAAGATTTGCTTACATTTACTAATCTAACATCAGCCATTGTGTGTATCCTCTCTTTTTTATTGTGGGCTAGCATAATGATTTCATTTCAAGAAAACATCATACCTAGATAAAAAAAATTTCAAAATTTAAGCGGTCGTTTTTTATTCGAAAAATGCAAATTTTTGTGATCTTTGTCACGAAATTAAATAGTTTTTTTGTGATCACCATCACAAATATTCAATAATAATGGCAGAAGTATGATCTAGTTCACAAAAAAGTATTTGGGGTATGAGAGAGGGGGAGGAGTTCTTTTCAAGATAATTATTTCATTATACAGCTCGAATTATCTCACTTTATACATCAACAAAGAGGAAAATGTTATGAGAAATTTAACAAAAACTGCCCTTGCTGTATTAGCAGGTTTATCTGTGGCACAAGGCGTGTATGCGAAAATGGTTGAAGGTCAAATCAACATTTGGATCAACTCAGATAAAGGGTATAACGGATTAGCCGAAGTAGGTAAAAAATTTGAAGCGGATACCGGTGTAAAAGTCGTTGTTGAACACCCTTCTAAATTAGAAGAAGTGTATCCTCAAGTTGCTGCTTCTGGTGATGGTCCGGATGTGATTATTTTTGCTCACGATCGTTTTGGTGGTTATGCACAAGCGGGCTTACTGGCAGAAATTCAACCAAGTGCAGGGTTTAAAGCTAAATTATCAGACATCGGTTGGAAAGCAACAAGCTATAAAGGTAAACAAATTGCTTATCCAATTGCGGTGGAATCACTCTCTTTAATTTATAACAAAGATTTAGTTCCAACCCCACCAACTACGTGGAAAGAAGTAATTGAGTTAGATAAAAAACTTAAAAAAGACGGCAAATCTGCGATTATGTGGAACTTAGCTGAACCTTATTTCACTTGGCCAATTATCTCTTCACAAGGTGCTTACGCATTCAAATTAACCGATAAAGGTTATGATGTAAAAGATATCGGTGTGAACAATAAAGAGGCACAAAAAGGCTTACAATTTGTGGTTGATTTAGTAAAACAAAAAGTAATCAACAAAGACACCGATTATGCCGTTGCAGAAGCAGGCTTTAACAAAGGGCAAACTGCATTAACTATTAACGGTCCTTGGGCTTGGGCAAATATTGAGAAAAGCGGTATCAACTATGGTGTAGCGGTATTACCTAAATTAGACGGTAAAGCGGGCAAACCATTTGTGGGTGTATTAAGTGCCGGTGTGAACGCAGCGAGTCCAAATAAAGATCTTGTTAAAGAATTTATGGAAAACTACTTATTAACAGACAGTGGTTTAGAAACCGTGAATAAAGATGTGCCATTAGGTGCAGTTGCACTGAAAAGCTATCAAAAAGTGTTAGCAAAAGATCCTCGTATTGCGGCAACAATGGCAAATGCGGAAAACGGCGAAGTTATGCCAAATATTCCTGAAATGAGCCGTTTCTGGTATTCAGAAAAAGCAGCGATTACCAATGCGGTAACCGGTCGTCAAAGTGTGAAAGAAGCACTTGATGAAGCACAAGCGAAGATCGAAAAAGAATAATTAGAATAAACCGTAGGGGCAGGGCATTCCCTGTCTCTACAAATATTTTATTGACAGGTTAGGATAACACTATGCTCACTTCCATTGAAACACCACCAACACCATTCCAAATTTGGGGAAAACGACTTTGTGTCGGTTTACTTTATTTATTAGCGTTTTATCTTGTTTTTACTATTTATTTACAAGGCGAGATTTTATTTGCCCTACTGGTGTTGGTTGTTTTAACCTCTGGAATTTATGTGTTTAGCAGTGGGCGAGCATACCGCTGGCGTTATCTTTACCCAGGTGTATCCGCTATTGGGATTTTTATTTTATTCCCATTATTGATGACCGTTGTGATTGCTTTTACGAATTATAGCGGATCAAACAGATTAAACTTCGAGCAAGTGGTGTCGCAGTTACAATCGCAAAAATTTGCGTTTGGGGAACGTTTTAATTTTAAATTATTAGAAGCTGAAAATAATCAATATCAGCTGGCACTTGATAATAAAAAATTGCAAAAAAACTATCTTTCTGCACCGCTTGATCTTACAAAATTACCGACAGAATTAAGGGTTAATGAAGTTGTTGAACTGCCACAGGCTAAGGCTGCACCTTTAAAAACTGTTATTCAAAATCGCACAAATTTACAAGCGATAAATGTGGTGTTACCTTCCAATGAAAGCTTAACAATGAGTTCATTACGCCAATTTACCGAGCAGAAGAAGCGGTACGATTTTGATCAAAATTTGCAAATTTTAACTAATAATGAAACAGGTGAAAAATATAAAGCAAATGATGAAATTGGTTTCTTCCAAAAAATTGATGAGCAAGGAAACTTCGTTGAACAGCGTTTAGAACCGGGTTATGTCGTCGCAACAGGTTGGCAGAATTATATTAAAATTTTAACGGATAAAGGTGTACAAGAACCTTTTGTAAAAATCTTTATTTGGACAGTGATTTTCGCCTTTTTAACCGTGATTTTTACCACTTTCTTAGGCATGATTTTTGCTTCACTGGTGCAGTGGGAACCGTTAAAAGGGAAAGCTGTTTATCGTTTATTACTGATTTTACCTTACGCCGTACCAGGTTTTATCTCAATCTTAGTTTTTCGTGGGTTATTCAACCAAAGTTTTGGGGAAATCAACTTAATTCTTGATCAATTATTTGGTATTCGCCCTGAGTGGTTTAACGATCCAACCTTAGCAAAATCAATGCTGTTAATTGTAAACACGTGGTTGGGCTACCCTTATATGATGATTGTATGTATGGGCTTGCTTAAAGCGATTCCAAATGATTTGTACGAAGCCTCCGCCATTGACGGTGCAACAATGTGGCAAAATTTCACAAAAATCACAATGCCAATGTTATTAAAACCGTTAATGCCATTGATGATCGCCAGCTTTGCGTTCAACTTTAATAACTTTGTACTGATTCAATTATTAACCTTAGGTGGTCCAAATATGGTCGGCACAACCACCCCAGCAGGGCATACTGATTTACTGGTTAGCTATACTTATCGTATCGCCTTTGAAGGTAGCGGATCACAAGACTTTGGTTTAGCGGCAGCGATTGCAGTTATCATCTTCTTACTGGTCAGCATTCTCGCGTTATTCCAAATTCGTTTAACCAAATTACAGCAAGATTAGGGGGAATAGATTATGGCAATGGTTCAAGAAAAATCGATAAAAGTACGTTTATTTTCAGCACATTTATTTCTGATTTTATTCTGTGCGTTGATTTTATTCCCAATGCTGATGATTATCGGCATTTCATTAAGACCAGGTAATTTAGCGATTGGCGAAATTATTCCAAGTACCATTTCTTTTGAGCATTGGAAGTTGGCTTTGGGAATCCCTGTTACCCAAGCGGACGGTTCAATCACGCCACCACCTTTTCCTGTCTTATTATGGCTTTGGAACTCTGTAAAAGTGGCAACGGTGACAGCTGTCTTAACCTTAATTTTTTCTACCACTTCCGCTTATGCTTTTGCACGCTTGAAATTTGCCGGTAAAAGTATGTTATTACAAGGAATGTTGATTTTTCAAATGTTCCCAGCGGTACTTTCATTAGTGGCATTATATGCCTTATTTGACCGTTTAAGTGATTACATTCCATTCTTAGGATTGAATACACACGGCGGAGTCATTTTTGCTTATTTGGGTGGGATTGCAATGCACGTTTGGACAATCAAAGGCTATTTTGAAACCATTGATAAATCATTAGAAGAAGCTGCGGCCTTAGACGGTGCAACCCCTTGGCAAACATTCCGCTTAATTTTATTGCCATTGTCTGTACCTATTTTAGCGGTTGTCTTTATTTTATCTTTCATCTCATCAATTATTGAAGTACCTGTGGCCTCTTTATTATTACGAGATGTGGGCAACTATACGTTGGCGGTGGGAATGCAACAATATCTACACCCACAAAATTATTTATGGGGTGATTTTGCCGCTGCCGCCATTCTTTCTGCTATTCCAATTACCTTAGTCTTTATTTTGGCACAACGTTGGTTAGTGGGTGGTTTAACATCTGGTGGTGTAAAAGGTTAGGAGAATAAAAATGATAAAACAACAACACCCATATATTTACCCTTATTTTATTGATGAAAAAGGAGAGCGTAGTTATTCAAGCCCAGATGTGTATCAACGCATAGCTAACTTGCTAGGTGAACCACAATCGCAACGAGCCGTGCCTTTTGTAAAAGTCGTCAAACAAAATCAAGCGGTCACATTTGATCTTAATTTTACCAAAAATGAAAAAGTGGACGACTATTGGCAACTGAAATTAGAAAATGGCGAAACGCGTTCAGGTTATATTTTTAATTATTCGGTCAATTTACCAAGAAATCTTCCGTTGGGTTATCACGTTTTAACCATTAAAACGGAAAAACAGACCTTTGAATGCCAGATTATCGTTACCCCTGAAAAAGCCTTTCAACCAGCTGAATTACAACAGGATAAAAAACTGTGGGGATCGATTTTACAGCTTTATACCTTACGTTCTAAAGAGAACTGGGGGATTGGCGATTTTGGGGATTTACAACAATTTTTAACAAAAATTGCACAGCAAGGGGGCGATTTTGTAGGATTAAATCCTATTCATTCATTATTCCCCGCTAATCCTGAAAGTGCGAG
This DNA window, taken from Phocoenobacter uteri, encodes the following:
- the malE gene encoding maltose/maltodextrin ABC transporter substrate-binding protein MalE: MRNLTKTALAVLAGLSVAQGVYAKMVEGQINIWINSDKGYNGLAEVGKKFEADTGVKVVVEHPSKLEEVYPQVAASGDGPDVIIFAHDRFGGYAQAGLLAEIQPSAGFKAKLSDIGWKATSYKGKQIAYPIAVESLSLIYNKDLVPTPPTTWKEVIELDKKLKKDGKSAIMWNLAEPYFTWPIISSQGAYAFKLTDKGYDVKDIGVNNKEAQKGLQFVVDLVKQKVINKDTDYAVAEAGFNKGQTALTINGPWAWANIEKSGINYGVAVLPKLDGKAGKPFVGVLSAGVNAASPNKDLVKEFMENYLLTDSGLETVNKDVPLGAVALKSYQKVLAKDPRIAATMANAENGEVMPNIPEMSRFWYSEKAAITNAVTGRQSVKEALDEAQAKIEKE
- the malF gene encoding maltose ABC transporter permease MalF, which encodes MLTSIETPPTPFQIWGKRLCVGLLYLLAFYLVFTIYLQGEILFALLVLVVLTSGIYVFSSGRAYRWRYLYPGVSAIGIFILFPLLMTVVIAFTNYSGSNRLNFEQVVSQLQSQKFAFGERFNFKLLEAENNQYQLALDNKKLQKNYLSAPLDLTKLPTELRVNEVVELPQAKAAPLKTVIQNRTNLQAINVVLPSNESLTMSSLRQFTEQKKRYDFDQNLQILTNNETGEKYKANDEIGFFQKIDEQGNFVEQRLEPGYVVATGWQNYIKILTDKGVQEPFVKIFIWTVIFAFLTVIFTTFLGMIFASLVQWEPLKGKAVYRLLLILPYAVPGFISILVFRGLFNQSFGEINLILDQLFGIRPEWFNDPTLAKSMLLIVNTWLGYPYMMIVCMGLLKAIPNDLYEASAIDGATMWQNFTKITMPMLLKPLMPLMIASFAFNFNNFVLIQLLTLGGPNMVGTTTPAGHTDLLVSYTYRIAFEGSGSQDFGLAAAIAVIIFLLVSILALFQIRLTKLQQD
- the malG gene encoding maltose ABC transporter permease MalG; this encodes MAMVQEKSIKVRLFSAHLFLILFCALILFPMLMIIGISLRPGNLAIGEIIPSTISFEHWKLALGIPVTQADGSITPPPFPVLLWLWNSVKVATVTAVLTLIFSTTSAYAFARLKFAGKSMLLQGMLIFQMFPAVLSLVALYALFDRLSDYIPFLGLNTHGGVIFAYLGGIAMHVWTIKGYFETIDKSLEEAAALDGATPWQTFRLILLPLSVPILAVVFILSFISSIIEVPVASLLLRDVGNYTLAVGMQQYLHPQNYLWGDFAAAAILSAIPITLVFILAQRWLVGGLTSGGVKG